The Acinetobacter defluvii genome includes a region encoding these proteins:
- the greB gene encoding transcription elongation factor GreB produces the protein MKSNLITRTGHDQLVAELQHLWHEERPEITKKVNWAASLGDRSENADYQYNKQILRKIDRRVRYLGKRLEELRIIDFSPEQEGKVYFGAWVEIENDLGEQKTVRIVGVDEIYDHHPQNISIDSPMARAMLSKQVDDEFEVITPLGKKNWYINAIRYEKPENSSI, from the coding sequence ATGAAATCTAATTTAATTACTCGTACAGGACATGATCAATTAGTCGCTGAATTACAACATCTATGGCATGAAGAACGTCCTGAAATTACCAAAAAGGTCAACTGGGCTGCAAGTCTTGGAGATCGGAGTGAAAATGCAGATTATCAATATAATAAACAAATACTTAGAAAAATAGATCGACGTGTTCGCTATCTAGGAAAGCGTTTAGAAGAGCTAAGAATAATTGACTTTTCTCCTGAACAAGAGGGTAAAGTTTATTTTGGTGCTTGGGTTGAGATAGAAAATGATTTAGGCGAACAAAAAACAGTTCGAATAGTAGGAGTTGATGAAATTTATGATCATCATCCACAAAATATTTCCATTGATTCACCGATGGCACGTGCCATGTTATCAAAACAAGTGGATGATGAATTTGAAGTAATCACCCCATTAGGTAAAAAAAATTGGTATATCAATGCTATTCGTTATGAAAAGCCCGAAAACTCATCGATTTGA
- a CDS encoding NADPH-dependent 2,4-dienoyl-CoA reductase: MTTHYTNILKPLHLGYTTIKNRVVMGSMHTGLEDRFYNYPKLAAYFGERAKGGVGLIITGGISPNRQGWLLPAGGTMNTLGDIAPHRLVTRAVHKHGAKILMQILHSGRYGYQPFVVSASPIKSPISMFKPREMSDRLILKTIQDYADTASLAKKAGYDGVEIMGSEGYLLNQFLSRHVNQRTDRWGGPVENRMRFAVEIVKAIREKIGEKFIICFRLSMLDLVHDGNTMDEVITIAQALEKAGVTLLNTGIGWHEARIPTIVTSVPRAAFVDYTAEVKKHVSVPVIASNRINMPDTAEQILAAGKADMVQMARPLLADAFWVNKTATNRVDEINTCIACNQACLDHSFQNKRATCLVNPRAAYETELIYLKTKKPKKIAVVGGGVAGMSAATVAASRGHQVTLFEASHEVGGQFNLAKVVPGKEEFHETIRYFKVQIEKTGVELRLNTKVNREQLEREGFDEVVVATGVIPRALKIEGSDAPQVLSYAEVLRGAPVGQRVAVIGAGGIGFDVSEYLLKPEHQPQPQPLADWQREWGVDPQPNYMTEGGFVPPQVEQPIREIYLMQRKSTPLGIGLGKTSGWVHRAQLKKHAVKMLRGVQYKAVSNEGLWIENHGHDQLLRVDTIVVCAGQESVKDLIPFEGEKTLANYHIIGGAKLAAELDAKRAIREGAELAAKL; the protein is encoded by the coding sequence ATGACAACTCACTATACCAATATTTTAAAACCACTTCACTTAGGATATACCACCATCAAAAATCGTGTCGTGATGGGGTCAATGCATACAGGGTTGGAAGATCGTTTTTATAATTATCCAAAACTTGCGGCATATTTTGGGGAGCGCGCCAAAGGTGGCGTGGGCTTAATTATCACAGGAGGAATTTCTCCTAACCGTCAAGGTTGGTTATTACCAGCAGGCGGTACGATGAATACTTTAGGCGATATCGCACCGCATCGTTTAGTCACACGTGCAGTGCATAAGCATGGCGCAAAAATTCTCATGCAAATTTTGCACTCAGGACGCTATGGGTATCAACCTTTTGTGGTTTCAGCAAGCCCGATCAAATCCCCGATCTCCATGTTCAAACCACGTGAGATGAGTGACAGGCTTATTTTAAAAACCATTCAAGATTATGCGGATACTGCCAGTCTTGCGAAAAAAGCAGGTTATGATGGCGTAGAAATTATGGGTTCAGAAGGTTATTTACTGAATCAATTCTTAAGCCGTCATGTCAACCAGCGTACAGACCGTTGGGGTGGTCCTGTCGAAAATCGTATGCGTTTTGCTGTAGAAATCGTTAAAGCCATTCGTGAAAAAATTGGTGAAAAGTTTATTATTTGCTTCCGTTTATCTATGCTTGATTTGGTACATGACGGTAATACCATGGATGAAGTCATCACCATTGCTCAAGCTTTAGAAAAAGCGGGTGTGACCTTATTAAATACTGGAATTGGCTGGCATGAAGCACGTATTCCAACCATCGTTACCTCTGTGCCACGTGCTGCTTTTGTCGACTATACTGCAGAAGTAAAAAAACACGTTTCTGTTCCTGTGATCGCATCAAACCGAATCAATATGCCAGATACCGCTGAACAAATTTTGGCAGCAGGTAAAGCAGATATGGTTCAAATGGCACGTCCATTATTAGCGGATGCTTTTTGGGTAAATAAAACAGCAACCAATCGTGTTGATGAAATTAATACCTGTATCGCTTGTAACCAAGCTTGTTTAGACCATTCATTTCAAAATAAACGCGCGACTTGCCTGGTTAATCCTCGTGCTGCCTATGAGACAGAACTGATTTATTTAAAAACAAAAAAACCGAAAAAAATTGCAGTCGTAGGTGGTGGAGTCGCTGGTATGTCTGCAGCCACCGTTGCCGCAAGTCGTGGGCATCAGGTCACATTATTTGAAGCATCACATGAAGTGGGTGGACAATTTAATTTAGCAAAGGTTGTACCTGGTAAAGAAGAGTTTCACGAAACGATTCGCTATTTTAAAGTTCAGATCGAAAAAACAGGCGTAGAGTTACGTTTAAATACCAAAGTAAATCGTGAACAATTAGAACGTGAAGGCTTTGATGAAGTGGTTGTGGCAACAGGTGTCATCCCTCGCGCGTTAAAGATTGAAGGAAGCGATGCGCCACAAGTACTCTCTTATGCAGAGGTATTACGTGGTGCACCAGTCGGACAACGTGTTGCTGTTATTGGTGCGGGTGGTATCGGTTTCGATGTTTCTGAATATTTATTAAAACCTGAACATCAACCGCAGCCTCAACCACTCGCTGACTGGCAACGTGAATGGGGGGTAGATCCTCAACCGAATTATATGACCGAAGGTGGTTTTGTTCCCCCACAGGTTGAACAACCTATCCGTGAAATTTATTTGATGCAACGTAAATCAACTCCGCTAGGAATTGGTTTAGGGAAAACATCCGGTTGGGTTCACCGAGCACAATTGAAAAAACATGCTGTCAAAATGTTACGTGGCGTGCAATACAAAGCTGTTAGTAATGAAGGTCTTTGGATTGAAAATCATGGACATGATCAATTATTGCGTGTGGATACCATTGTAGTCTGTGCTGGACAAGAATCTGTGAAAGATTTGATTCCTTTTGAAGGTGAAAAAACCTTAGCCAATTATCATATTATTGGTGGTGCAAAACTGGCAGCTGAACTTGATGCAAAACGTGCGATTCGTGAGGGGGCTGAATTGGCGGCCAAACTTTAA
- a CDS encoding metal-dependent hydrolase: protein MGIFQKFIKSNTYHEPLPIRRDIRFDLPADRIADWHTAAGPIFTALLNTFSIVLPIGERFFIDAVRAHRDLVEDPELKKAVTAFIGQEAMHGREHEDYNSALFARNPIAPKFESFVLGVFGLMKKHLPASYSLSATIALEHFTALLADSVLQIPELFVGAEEHYANIWRWHAFEETEHKAVAYDVWNTAMGQGIYAYLLRSFGLVAATIVFWGFVLPVFAKIVLDEKKLTDIPAWRKAYKYTFGEIGALRKQLGNYIDYFRPNYHPWDHDNREKMMALQDLIYELADATAAKHKKAS from the coding sequence ATGGGTATTTTCCAGAAATTTATTAAATCGAATACATATCATGAGCCATTGCCGATTCGCCGTGATATTCGCTTTGATTTACCTGCTGATCGTATTGCAGATTGGCATACCGCCGCAGGTCCGATTTTTACTGCATTGTTAAATACATTCTCCATTGTCTTGCCGATCGGTGAGCGATTCTTTATCGATGCGGTGCGAGCACATCGTGATTTGGTCGAAGACCCTGAACTTAAAAAAGCCGTGACTGCATTTATTGGTCAAGAAGCTATGCATGGTCGTGAGCATGAGGATTATAACAGTGCATTATTTGCACGAAATCCGATTGCACCAAAGTTTGAAAGTTTTGTACTTGGTGTATTTGGTTTAATGAAAAAGCATTTACCGGCATCATATTCATTGAGTGCAACGATTGCGCTTGAGCATTTTACAGCGTTGCTTGCAGATTCTGTATTACAAATTCCTGAATTATTCGTAGGTGCAGAAGAGCATTATGCCAATATTTGGCGTTGGCATGCATTCGAAGAAACAGAGCATAAAGCAGTTGCTTATGATGTTTGGAACACGGCAATGGGACAAGGAATCTATGCTTATTTATTACGTAGCTTTGGTTTAGTGGCTGCAACCATTGTGTTTTGGGGCTTTGTACTGCCTGTATTTGCCAAAATTGTCCTTGATGAGAAAAAACTGACAGATATTCCTGCATGGCGTAAAGCGTATAAATATACTTTTGGTGAAATTGGGGCACTACGTAAGCAATTGGGTAATTATATTGATTATTTTCGTCCCAATTATCATCCTTGGGATCATGATAACCGTGAAAAAATGATGGCTTTGCAAGATTTGATTTATGAGTTGGCTGATGCAACTGCGGCAAAACATAAAAAAGCATCTTAA
- a CDS encoding superoxide dismutase, giving the protein MSTITLPALPYGYDDLAPHISKETLEYHHDKHHNTYVVNLNKAIEGTDLASKTLEEIIVSTAGDAAKAGVFNNAAQVWNHTFYWNCMAKNGGGKATGALAAKIDEAFGSYEKFAEEFANAATTQFGSGWAWLVADKVNGELSILKTSNADTPLAHGKVAVLTIDVWEHAYYIDYRNARPKYISTFLESLVNWDYANAKYAGQEAGVEK; this is encoded by the coding sequence ATGTCAACGATTACTTTACCTGCACTTCCTTATGGTTATGATGACCTCGCTCCACACATCAGTAAAGAAACTTTAGAATATCATCACGACAAACACCACAACACCTATGTTGTAAACTTAAACAAAGCAATTGAAGGTACTGATTTAGCTTCTAAAACATTAGAAGAAATCATTGTTTCTACAGCGGGCGATGCTGCTAAAGCAGGTGTTTTCAACAATGCTGCACAAGTTTGGAACCACACATTCTACTGGAACTGTATGGCTAAAAATGGTGGCGGTAAAGCAACTGGTGCTTTAGCTGCTAAGATTGATGAAGCTTTCGGTTCTTATGAAAAATTTGCTGAAGAATTCGCTAATGCTGCAACAACTCAATTTGGTTCTGGTTGGGCTTGGTTAGTTGCTGACAAAGTAAATGGCGAGCTTTCTATTCTTAAAACTTCAAATGCAGATACGCCACTTGCTCATGGTAAAGTGGCTGTGTTAACAATTGACGTTTGGGAACACGCTTACTACATCGACTACCGCAATGCTCGTCCTAAATATATCTCTACTTTCTTAGAAAGCTTAGTAAACTGGGATTATGCAAATGCAAAATACGCTGGTCAAGAAGCGGGCGTAGAAAAATAA